One Pseudomonas fluorescens genomic region harbors:
- a CDS encoding SDR family NAD(P)-dependent oxidoreductase: MTAINHSIPNEVAGKVALVTGAASGIGKAIALLLHARGAKVVAEDINPEVEALARPGLLPLVADITEDGAAERAVGLAVEQFGRLDILVNNAGIIINKLVVDMTRADWERIQAVNATAAFLHCREAVKAMAPNKSGAIVNIASYASYFAFPTIAAYTASKGALAQLTRTLALEVIGDGIRVNAVGVGDVVTNILNEVVDDGPGFLASHGEAAPIGRAAQPEEIAEVVAFLASDRASFIVGAVVMADGGMTVTAG; the protein is encoded by the coding sequence ATGACCGCTATCAACCACAGCATCCCGAACGAAGTCGCCGGTAAAGTCGCTCTGGTCACCGGTGCCGCCAGTGGCATCGGCAAAGCCATTGCCCTGTTGCTGCACGCTCGCGGAGCCAAGGTCGTTGCCGAAGATATCAACCCCGAAGTCGAAGCGCTGGCTCGACCTGGTCTGCTGCCACTGGTGGCCGACATCACCGAGGACGGCGCCGCGGAGCGCGCGGTCGGGTTGGCCGTCGAACAATTCGGGCGGCTCGACATCCTCGTCAATAACGCCGGCATCATCATCAACAAACTCGTCGTCGACATGACCCGCGCAGATTGGGAGCGGATACAGGCAGTCAACGCCACGGCGGCGTTTCTGCATTGCCGGGAAGCGGTCAAAGCGATGGCGCCGAATAAATCCGGTGCGATCGTCAACATCGCGTCCTACGCCTCGTATTTCGCATTTCCGACTATCGCTGCGTACACCGCTTCCAAAGGCGCGCTTGCCCAACTGACGCGTACCCTGGCGCTTGAAGTCATTGGCGACGGCATCCGCGTCAACGCCGTCGGCGTCGGCGATGTGGTGACGAATATCCTCAACGAAGTGGTCGACGACGGCCCCGGATTTCTCGCCAGTCACGGCGAAGCGGCGCCGATTGGCCGAGCCGCCCAGCCAGAGGAAATCGCCGAAGTAGTGGCGTTTCTCGCCTCCGATCGCGCCAGCTTCATCGTCGGTGCAGTGGTCATGGCTGATGGCGGCATGACTGTCACGGCCGGGTGA
- a CDS encoding helix-turn-helix domain-containing protein: MADNRRAALQQASAGLRISGDFMRDYLPGDPQALPARPEIKDIVIQLFTHRSVTEPILVPAVVEPLLVLVLAGAARVEERALGGEWQAAEVSAGDFFLTCSDEPYEMRWQTHDGETFEVMHLYLGLPLIENAAQELFGERAGAVRLRDVSGARDERVAFVMQQLRSELVLERSPSGLFAHSLAQALAVHLLRSYLADNQGVRRVNALQAHKLRKVTDAMNAHLHAEFSLVKLAALAELSEYHFSRLFKRATGLAPSQYFIRLRMAHARHLLLETRRSVIDIGLEVGYSSASHFSQVFRREVGVTPSEFRGA, from the coding sequence ATGGCAGACAACCGGCGAGCAGCATTGCAACAGGCGAGCGCAGGCTTGCGCATCAGCGGCGATTTCATGCGTGACTACCTGCCGGGTGACCCGCAGGCATTACCTGCGCGCCCGGAAATCAAGGACATCGTTATTCAGCTGTTTACCCATCGCAGCGTGACTGAGCCGATTCTCGTACCTGCGGTGGTCGAGCCACTGCTCGTTTTGGTGTTAGCGGGAGCAGCACGGGTTGAAGAGCGCGCGCTCGGTGGGGAGTGGCAAGCGGCAGAAGTCAGCGCCGGCGATTTTTTCCTCACCTGTTCCGATGAACCGTATGAAATGCGCTGGCAGACTCACGACGGCGAGACCTTCGAGGTCATGCATCTTTATCTGGGTTTGCCGCTGATCGAAAACGCGGCGCAGGAGCTGTTCGGCGAGCGCGCCGGGGCTGTGCGGCTGCGCGATGTTTCCGGAGCGCGGGACGAGCGCGTCGCGTTTGTCATGCAGCAGTTGCGCAGCGAGCTGGTCCTCGAACGCTCACCCAGTGGTCTATTTGCACATTCTTTGGCGCAAGCGCTGGCCGTCCATCTGCTGCGCAGCTATCTCGCCGACAATCAGGGAGTGCGTCGAGTCAACGCTTTGCAGGCTCATAAGCTGCGCAAAGTCACCGATGCAATGAATGCCCATCTGCATGCCGAATTCAGTCTGGTCAAGCTGGCCGCGCTTGCCGAGCTGAGCGAATACCATTTCAGCCGCTTGTTCAAGCGTGCAACGGGACTCGCGCCTTCGCAGTATTTCATCCGCCTGCGCATGGCCCACGCGCGTCACTTGTTGCTGGAAACCCGGCGCAGCGTTATCGACATCGGACTGGAGGTCGGCTATTCGAGCGCCAGTCACTTCTCTCAGGTGTTTCGACGCGAGGTCGGTGTAACGCCAAGCGAATTCCGTGGGGCGTGA
- a CDS encoding AraC family transcriptional regulator: MDQKDPSILHNTAVYRDELVRLLTQRFTTPGIYETALAALQVIRFDAPSEVIHTVHKPALCLIVQGQKEVGLGDDRYLYDPLNYLVVSVTLPVAGRVLLASPEAPYLCLRFDFEATDIAQIIADAPPTGVPDEPERGLFLEQVDVPLLETMLRLVRLLDAPKDIGMLAPLALRELYYRLLRGVHGRRLYELALGDSQTRRVTRAIEWLNNHYTQPLRIEELARVANLGSSTLHHRFKAVTAMSPLQYQKQLRLQEARRLLLGEGLDVASACYRVGYESPSQFSREYSRQFGCPPSKETSRVRRPA; encoded by the coding sequence ATGGATCAGAAAGACCCTTCCATTCTGCACAACACCGCCGTCTATCGCGACGAACTGGTGCGCTTGCTGACGCAACGATTTACCACGCCGGGGATTTACGAAACCGCCCTGGCGGCGCTGCAGGTCATTCGTTTCGATGCGCCGTCGGAGGTTATCCATACCGTGCACAAACCGGCGCTTTGCCTGATTGTGCAAGGGCAAAAAGAAGTCGGGCTGGGCGACGATCGTTATTTGTACGACCCGCTCAATTATCTGGTGGTGTCAGTGACACTGCCGGTTGCCGGTCGGGTGCTGCTGGCCAGCCCGGAGGCGCCTTATCTGTGTCTGCGTTTCGACTTCGAGGCGACGGACATCGCCCAGATTATCGCCGATGCACCGCCGACAGGCGTGCCGGACGAACCGGAACGTGGCCTGTTTCTGGAACAGGTCGATGTGCCGTTACTGGAAACCATGCTTCGGCTGGTGCGCCTGCTCGACGCGCCGAAGGACATTGGCATGCTGGCACCGCTGGCGTTGCGCGAGTTGTATTACCGCCTGCTGCGCGGCGTGCATGGACGCCGTCTGTATGAGCTGGCCCTCGGTGATTCGCAGACGCGACGGGTGACGCGCGCCATCGAATGGTTGAACAACCACTACACCCAACCGTTGCGCATCGAAGAACTGGCGCGCGTGGCCAATCTCGGCAGTTCGACGCTGCATCACCGCTTCAAGGCAGTGACGGCGATGAGTCCGCTGCAATACCAGAAACAACTGCGTTTGCAGGAAGCCCGCCGACTGCTGCTCGGCGAAGGGCTGGACGTGGCGAGTGCCTGTTATCGCGTCGGTTACGAAAGCCCCTCGCAATTCAGCCGCGAATACAGTCGCCAGTTCGGCTGCCCGCCATCCAAGGAAACCAGCCGGGTTCGCCGCCCGGCGTGA
- a CDS encoding bestrophin family protein produces the protein MKDAIVKKYRLIIKTLGYVGWALFWLLLWDIAVTVDFMLFLNAKLNLPLMPLTLLGSALIVLISFRNSSAYNRWWEARTLWGSMINNSRSFARQVLTLLDDPGSEVNPVKSTLLRRHVAYVNCLAAHLQGLPCPDEVRAFIPADEFARSGTTNNFANDILTGSAALLAREYKAGRLDSIRLARLESTLVDLSNSQGGMERIANTPLPYPYVYFPRLFISLFCLIVPVGLVESLGWFTPLASTVVGFMLLAIERIGTDLQSPFRHSEHQIQMEALCETIEKNLQSMQRDSLGDVRRIGETA, from the coding sequence TTGAAAGATGCCATCGTCAAAAAATACCGCTTGATCATCAAAACCCTGGGTTATGTCGGCTGGGCGTTGTTCTGGTTGTTGCTGTGGGACATCGCTGTGACGGTGGACTTCATGTTGTTCCTCAACGCGAAGTTGAATCTGCCGTTGATGCCGTTGACGTTGCTCGGTTCGGCGTTGATCGTGCTGATCAGTTTCCGTAACAGCAGCGCTTACAACCGCTGGTGGGAAGCGCGAACGCTATGGGGGTCGATGATCAACAATTCGCGCAGTTTCGCCCGGCAGGTGCTGACGTTGCTGGATGATCCGGGCAGCGAAGTGAATCCGGTCAAGTCGACGCTGTTGCGCCGCCATGTCGCCTATGTGAACTGCCTCGCCGCGCACCTGCAGGGCCTGCCTTGCCCTGATGAAGTCCGCGCATTTATCCCGGCCGATGAGTTCGCCCGCAGCGGCACCACCAATAACTTCGCCAACGACATCCTTACCGGCTCCGCTGCGCTGCTTGCCCGCGAGTACAAGGCCGGGCGTCTGGACAGCATTCGTCTGGCGCGGCTGGAATCGACGCTGGTGGATTTGTCCAACAGCCAGGGCGGTATGGAACGCATCGCCAACACACCGCTGCCCTACCCTTATGTGTATTTTCCGCGCCTGTTCATCTCGCTGTTTTGCCTGATCGTCCCGGTGGGGCTGGTTGAGTCCTTGGGTTGGTTCACGCCGTTGGCCTCGACCGTCGTCGGTTTCATGTTGCTGGCCATTGAACGCATCGGCACCGACCTGCAAAGCCCGTTTCGCCACAGTGAACACCAGATTCAGATGGAAGCGCTGTGCGAAACCATCGAAAAAAACCTGCAGTCCATGCAGCGTGACTCTTTGGGCGACGTACGCCGGATCGGCGAGACGGCCTGA